One stretch of Natronobacterium gregoryi SP2 DNA includes these proteins:
- the ahaH gene encoding ATP synthase archaeal subunit H: MPRPQVLERIKSAEREADEIVAQAEEERGERIAEARERAEEIRTRARQEAQELKERRLEEAREEIDAECERVLEEGETKREELVEQSQDRIDEVTDHVVSLFQEDVHAQT, encoded by the coding sequence ATGCCGAGGCCACAGGTTCTCGAACGAATCAAGTCGGCGGAACGAGAAGCCGACGAGATCGTCGCACAAGCGGAGGAGGAACGCGGCGAGCGAATAGCCGAGGCCCGGGAACGTGCCGAGGAGATTCGCACACGTGCACGACAAGAGGCACAGGAACTCAAAGAGCGCCGACTCGAGGAGGCGCGTGAAGAAATCGACGCGGAGTGTGAGCGGGTCCTCGAAGAAGGCGAAACAAAACGCGAGGAGTTGGTCGAGCAGTCACAGGACCGGATCGACGAAGTGACTGACCACGTCGTCTCCCTGTTCCAGGAGGACGTCCATGCTCAGACCTGA
- a CDS encoding methyltransferase domain-containing protein gives MGVLENKARARLFYKYLSKVYDQINPFIWNEEMRTEALELLDLEEEMTVLDVGCGTGFATEGLLEHVDEVYALDQSEHQLGQAYDKFGKRAPPVHFHRGDAERLPFATETFDVVWSSGSIEYWPNPILALREFHRVLKPGGQVLVVGPNYPDNFLAQRLADSIMLFYDEYEADEMFKTAGFEDVKHALMGPSYDPDVAITTIARAPE, from the coding sequence ATGGGAGTTCTCGAGAACAAAGCCCGGGCCCGGCTGTTCTACAAGTACCTCTCGAAGGTGTACGACCAGATAAATCCCTTCATCTGGAACGAGGAGATGCGCACCGAGGCCCTCGAACTGCTCGATCTCGAGGAAGAGATGACCGTCCTCGACGTCGGCTGTGGTACCGGATTCGCGACCGAAGGACTGCTCGAGCACGTCGACGAGGTGTACGCCCTGGACCAGAGTGAACACCAGCTCGGACAGGCATACGACAAGTTCGGCAAGCGTGCACCCCCAGTCCACTTCCACCGGGGCGACGCCGAACGGCTTCCGTTCGCGACGGAGACGTTCGACGTCGTCTGGTCGTCGGGATCGATCGAGTACTGGCCAAACCCGATCCTCGCACTACGAGAGTTCCATCGCGTCCTGAAACCCGGTGGACAGGTACTAGTCGTCGGTCCGAACTACCCGGATAACTTCCTCGCACAGCGACTTGCCGACTCGATAATGTTGTTTTACGACGAGTACGAGGCCGACGAGATGTTCAAGACCGCTGGCTTCGAGGACGTGAAACACGCCCTCATGGGCCCGTCTTACGATCCCGACGTCGCGATCACGACGATTGCCCGCGCACCCGAGTAG
- a CDS encoding type IV pilin codes for MPGPAGVRLECRSGKRGVSPLVGVLALIAIVVCLATVVAVGVTSPSLESPAPNAAFDLVVNADRSEIALDHIAGDPIDVRELSLTIAVDGTDLADQPRIPFAGTEGFDGAPTGPFNVASDPYWQTGERASVTVADSNDPSFESGVSVTVSLAVDGQPVAELETTA; via the coding sequence GTGCCTGGACCGGCAGGTGTCCGACTCGAGTGTCGCAGCGGAAAGCGAGGTGTCAGCCCGCTGGTCGGCGTTCTCGCGTTGATCGCAATCGTCGTCTGTCTCGCGACGGTCGTCGCCGTCGGCGTAACGTCGCCGTCGCTCGAGTCGCCGGCCCCGAACGCGGCGTTCGATCTCGTCGTGAACGCCGATCGATCCGAGATTGCACTCGATCACATCGCCGGCGATCCGATCGACGTTCGCGAACTGTCGCTGACGATCGCAGTCGACGGGACCGATCTAGCAGACCAACCCCGAATTCCGTTCGCCGGCACAGAGGGATTCGACGGCGCGCCGACGGGGCCGTTCAACGTCGCGTCCGATCCGTACTGGCAGACCGGCGAGCGTGCGTCGGTCACCGTCGCCGACAGCAACGACCCGTCGTTCGAGTCGGGCGTCTCGGTGACGGTCAGTCTCGCAGTCGACGGCCAGCCAGTCGCGGAACTCGAGACGACGGCGTAG
- a CDS encoding DUF7096 domain-containing protein, protein MKAGTPVFFAVLLVCSLPAMTLVAADPGSGSQGQTVENVQPSAAQHSEPVVAVNTTNRLPLSDDATAEYTSYGSDLGTTLASGDDALRIDHEVYMLSEHEFDQANVSEQITMAEAAHERLQERIDDLEEREREVVRTHANGEQTTDELTQTLLRNYHEANELETTLNQLESRAERIPGYSLSSAELRADRNALSAFQTQLRTGIDIARESAGADEQYEYVIQTTENGFSLATIEDDIYLLETARFDNRDRSQPDQFEGLESIDRAGELYPWAAADSTPFGQFHGEIRSFHWIEYNHAQGNLKIHLDGGTGDVYREAQDLSIDSLPVEREATVTNDGLALSINQTPANGPVGVTVTDDETGDPIPATVSIVDVESEGDDSIEMGDTNLEDETLWFVPPAGEYEVTAETRMDSVNATVTST, encoded by the coding sequence ATGAAGGCTGGCACCCCCGTTTTCTTCGCCGTGCTTCTCGTCTGTTCGCTGCCCGCGATGACTCTCGTCGCGGCCGATCCCGGCAGCGGTAGCCAGGGCCAAACAGTCGAGAACGTTCAGCCGAGCGCCGCCCAACACTCCGAGCCCGTCGTTGCAGTAAACACCACGAATCGGCTTCCACTCTCCGATGACGCCACAGCCGAGTACACGTCGTACGGATCGGATCTCGGGACCACGCTCGCAAGCGGCGACGACGCCCTCCGCATCGATCACGAAGTGTACATGCTCTCGGAACACGAGTTCGATCAGGCGAACGTCTCCGAGCAGATAACGATGGCCGAAGCCGCCCACGAACGACTCCAAGAACGAATCGACGACCTCGAGGAACGCGAACGTGAGGTCGTCCGTACTCACGCCAACGGCGAACAGACCACCGACGAGTTGACCCAGACGTTGTTGCGAAACTACCACGAGGCCAACGAGTTAGAGACGACGCTCAACCAACTCGAGTCGCGTGCAGAACGAATCCCCGGCTACTCGCTCTCGAGCGCAGAGCTACGGGCTGATCGGAACGCGCTCAGTGCGTTCCAGACGCAACTCCGGACGGGAATCGACATCGCCAGGGAGTCGGCAGGTGCCGACGAGCAGTACGAGTACGTGATCCAAACGACCGAGAACGGTTTTAGCCTCGCGACGATCGAAGACGACATCTATCTCCTCGAGACCGCCAGGTTCGACAACCGTGATCGGTCCCAGCCCGATCAGTTCGAAGGACTCGAGTCGATCGACCGTGCGGGCGAGTTGTATCCGTGGGCAGCAGCCGACAGCACGCCGTTCGGACAGTTCCACGGTGAGATACGTAGCTTCCACTGGATCGAGTACAACCACGCTCAGGGCAATCTCAAGATACATCTCGACGGGGGAACGGGTGACGTCTACCGCGAAGCACAGGACCTGTCGATCGACTCACTTCCCGTCGAGAGAGAAGCGACCGTGACGAACGACGGCCTGGCGCTGTCGATCAATCAGACGCCGGCGAACGGCCCCGTCGGAGTGACGGTGACAGACGACGAGACCGGCGACCCGATACCGGCGACCGTCTCGATCGTCGATGTCGAGTCAGAAGGCGACGACAGCATCGAGATGGGTGACACGAATCTCGAAGACGAAACGCTGTGGTTCGTCCCACCGGCAGGTGAGTACGAAGTGACCGCGGAGACGAGAATGGATAGCGTCAACGCGACGGTAACGTCGACCTGA
- a CDS encoding helix-turn-helix transcriptional regulator codes for MRLSTAVTFALIALLATSTLGAVAAVPSAHVSASEMEPATTAPSQSSLETAVDPHSVPSIDSAGVHPTLSDNRTSLAPADPAQVIRIQVEDDGDAHWSIESRFLLIDQADNETFDSWAETVVTGQRSVGYDSQSFATELEAAQDATGREMAIVDAGWDAPRTEPLNPETDAFPDSVDPENETVAVAVVSYSFTWENFATAEDERVYFGDAFESPDGTWFPTLSSDQRLVIESPENYALETPTHLVWDGPHHFEQGELEIVFVSGPVGPSGFDWYLAGALAVLTLVVLVYAGYRLSLAVFDDESDTDTSAVADDLSRSKATESTASSADSSGVELQHDDEDDVDPELLSDEERVHRLLKQNGGRMKQASIVTETGWSNAKVSQLLSKMDEDGEIEKLRIGRENLITLPDVDPVQTD; via the coding sequence ATGCGGTTATCCACCGCCGTTACGTTTGCCCTCATAGCCCTCCTCGCAACGTCTACTCTGGGGGCGGTGGCCGCTGTGCCGTCAGCGCACGTCTCCGCGTCCGAGATGGAGCCAGCGACGACGGCACCCTCCCAGTCCTCGCTAGAAACGGCCGTCGATCCACACTCAGTGCCCTCCATCGATAGCGCGGGTGTCCACCCGACCCTCTCCGACAATAGGACCTCGCTTGCACCCGCCGACCCCGCACAGGTGATCCGAATCCAGGTCGAAGACGACGGCGACGCCCACTGGTCGATCGAGAGCAGGTTCCTGTTGATCGACCAGGCGGACAACGAGACCTTCGACTCGTGGGCCGAAACGGTTGTCACCGGCCAGCGATCGGTCGGCTACGACAGCCAGTCGTTCGCGACCGAACTCGAGGCCGCCCAGGACGCGACCGGCCGCGAGATGGCGATCGTCGACGCCGGCTGGGACGCGCCACGAACCGAACCGCTGAACCCGGAAACCGACGCGTTCCCCGACAGCGTCGATCCCGAGAACGAAACCGTAGCAGTCGCCGTCGTCTCCTACTCGTTCACCTGGGAGAACTTCGCCACGGCCGAAGACGAACGCGTCTACTTCGGTGACGCGTTCGAGTCACCGGACGGCACGTGGTTTCCTACGCTGTCCTCGGACCAGCGGCTCGTGATCGAGTCACCGGAGAACTACGCTCTCGAGACGCCGACACACCTCGTCTGGGACGGCCCACACCACTTCGAGCAGGGTGAACTCGAAATCGTCTTCGTCAGCGGACCGGTCGGGCCGTCAGGCTTCGACTGGTATCTCGCGGGTGCGCTGGCCGTTCTGACGCTCGTCGTCCTCGTCTATGCCGGCTATCGGCTGTCTCTCGCGGTCTTCGACGACGAGTCCGACACCGATACTTCCGCCGTCGCCGACGACCTCTCGAGATCGAAAGCGACCGAGTCGACAGCGTCGTCGGCCGACAGTTCCGGGGTCGAACTACAACACGACGACGAAGACGACGTCGATCCGGAGCTACTGAGCGACGAAGAACGCGTCCATAGGCTACTCAAGCAAAACGGCGGCCGGATGAAGCAGGCTTCGATCGTGACGGAAACCGGCTGGTCGAACGCGAAGGTCTCGCAACTGCTCTCGAAGATGGACGAGGACGGAGAAATAGAAAAGCTCCGGATCGGTCGAGAGAACCTCATCACGTTGCCGGACGTAGATCCCGTGCAGACGGACTGA
- a CDS encoding radical SAM protein, translating into MISKGCEQCAKGGKMVLFVYGYCDQRDCFYCPLGENRKNVTDVYANERQVESDEDVLEEAHRMDALGTSITGGEPQEALGRTCHYLELLKDEFGEDHHTHLYTGITGGRENMRRLSEAGLDEIRFHPPFEQWGELHGTEWEEILYVAREEGLTPAFEIPGIRAEEEFLEFLDEGAAEFCNVNEFEMSQGNYRRMQEQGYELKEDHMSAVEGSREEILEVMGDHERVYFCTSVFKDAAQHRRRLKRMARNVRREFDDVTDDGTLVYGKTHAAPERLAELGVPEEFYTAKSNHVEVAWWLLEEMIDEGDLEEGEIVEQYPSYDGQVVERTPLA; encoded by the coding sequence ATGATCTCCAAGGGCTGTGAGCAGTGTGCGAAAGGCGGGAAGATGGTGCTCTTCGTCTATGGCTACTGCGATCAGCGCGATTGCTTTTACTGCCCGCTCGGTGAGAACCGAAAAAACGTGACCGACGTCTACGCGAACGAACGGCAGGTCGAAAGCGACGAGGACGTCCTCGAGGAGGCTCACCGGATGGACGCGCTGGGAACCTCGATTACGGGTGGCGAACCACAGGAAGCACTCGGTCGAACCTGCCACTACCTCGAGTTGCTGAAAGACGAGTTCGGCGAGGACCACCACACCCACCTCTATACCGGGATCACGGGCGGCCGCGAGAACATGCGTCGCCTCTCGGAGGCTGGTCTCGACGAGATTCGCTTCCACCCACCGTTCGAGCAGTGGGGTGAGCTCCACGGCACCGAGTGGGAAGAAATCCTCTATGTCGCCCGGGAAGAAGGCCTGACACCGGCCTTCGAAATTCCTGGCATCCGCGCCGAAGAAGAGTTCCTCGAGTTCTTAGACGAGGGTGCAGCCGAGTTCTGTAACGTCAACGAGTTCGAAATGTCTCAGGGGAACTACCGTCGGATGCAAGAACAGGGGTACGAACTCAAAGAAGACCACATGAGTGCCGTCGAAGGCTCCCGCGAGGAGATACTCGAGGTGATGGGTGATCACGAACGGGTTTACTTCTGTACGTCGGTCTTCAAAGACGCCGCCCAGCACCGTCGTCGCCTCAAGCGCATGGCTCGGAACGTTCGCCGGGAGTTCGACGACGTCACCGACGACGGCACTCTCGTCTACGGCAAGACCCACGCCGCTCCCGAGCGCCTCGCGGAGCTCGGCGTTCCCGAGGAGTTCTACACCGCCAAGTCGAACCACGTCGAAGTGGCGTGGTGGCTGCTCGAGGAGATGATCGACGAAGGCGACCTCGAGGAGGGAGAAATCGTCGAGCAGTATCCGAGTTACGACGGGCAGGTTGTGGAACGAACCCCACTCGCCTGA
- a CDS encoding DUF373 family protein: protein MLLVLCVDLDDDLGRKTGFSTPVVGREPVEEAAIALATADPEDSDVNVIFQGLHVYDDLSERDESVEVAVVTGNEEGDVAANREVGEEIDTVLASLSTADDVTALVITDGAQDESVIPVIRSRVPVDGVRRVVVRQAQNLESMYYTFKQVLDDPETRGTVLIPLGILLLIYPLALIGSALEMPGFVLGTTSALLGLYLISRGLGLGERLDTAAAQVRRSLYAGRTTLLAYVVAAALFVLGGVSGTNTLEEVDPSTAPVMLAALVYGSIQWLAAAGVTTSLGQITDEYIAGDLEWRYLNAPFYVVSIALVLHAVSAFFLGRADVGYLATALTVGTLLGITSTLAFAIAESRFSDHEESEADAETEEPRTAERVRP from the coding sequence ATGCTGTTGGTCCTCTGTGTCGATCTCGACGACGACCTCGGTCGCAAGACCGGTTTTTCGACGCCCGTCGTCGGCCGCGAACCCGTCGAGGAGGCGGCTATCGCACTCGCCACCGCAGACCCGGAGGACTCCGACGTGAACGTGATCTTCCAGGGATTGCACGTCTACGACGACCTCTCGGAACGCGACGAGAGCGTCGAGGTCGCGGTGGTCACCGGCAACGAGGAAGGCGACGTCGCCGCCAACCGAGAGGTCGGCGAGGAGATCGATACGGTCCTCGCAAGCCTCTCGACGGCAGACGACGTCACTGCCCTCGTGATCACCGATGGCGCACAGGACGAGTCCGTCATTCCGGTCATCCGATCGCGTGTCCCCGTCGACGGCGTCCGTCGCGTCGTCGTCCGACAGGCCCAGAACTTGGAGTCGATGTACTACACCTTCAAACAGGTGTTAGACGACCCCGAAACGCGAGGGACCGTCCTGATTCCGCTCGGTATCCTGCTTTTGATCTACCCACTCGCATTGATCGGCAGCGCCCTCGAGATGCCGGGGTTCGTTCTGGGAACGACCTCGGCGCTACTGGGACTGTACCTCATCTCGCGAGGACTGGGGCTTGGTGAACGACTCGACACCGCCGCAGCGCAGGTTCGCCGATCGCTGTACGCCGGTCGGACGACGCTGCTTGCGTACGTCGTCGCTGCCGCCCTGTTCGTCCTCGGTGGCGTCAGCGGGACGAACACGCTCGAGGAGGTCGACCCGTCGACCGCCCCGGTCATGCTAGCAGCGCTCGTCTACGGTTCGATCCAGTGGCTCGCCGCCGCGGGCGTCACCACCAGTCTCGGCCAGATCACCGACGAGTACATCGCCGGCGATCTGGAGTGGCGCTATCTCAACGCGCCGTTTTACGTCGTCTCGATCGCGCTCGTGTTACACGCGGTCAGCGCTTTCTTCCTCGGACGAGCGGATGTCGGCTACCTCGCGACGGCGTTGACGGTGGGGACGCTACTGGGGATTACGAGCACGCTCGCGTTCGCCATCGCCGAGTCGCGGTTCTCGGACCACGAAGAATCAGAGGCGGACGCGGAGACAGAAGAGCCACGCACAGCCGAGAGAGTACGCCCCTGA
- a CDS encoding polyprenyl synthetase family protein — MELLERRRALIEKRLTEVVDEVEPETLNEEIRHVTLSDGKRVRPMVTVLACEMVGGEAEDAVDFGVGVELVHNASLVVDDIIDRSELRRGTASAWDEFGYGPAIITSDGLLGEAFDLFSADPQATQVVAESMVELGVGEATELSSQPTNEDEYMTLARRKTGSLFRAAAELGAIAADSDPLTVEALGEYAERVGVAFQIRDDVLDAVADPEDLGKPTGHDAALERPSVVQVTDLTPAEANDRARSEANRAIDALERVEATDGDAKGYLRELAEFVVERER, encoded by the coding sequence ATGGAACTTCTCGAGCGGCGTCGGGCGCTGATTGAAAAGCGTCTCACCGAAGTCGTCGACGAAGTCGAACCCGAGACGCTCAACGAGGAAATCCGTCACGTGACGCTTTCGGATGGGAAACGTGTTCGGCCGATGGTCACGGTGCTTGCCTGCGAGATGGTCGGCGGGGAGGCCGAAGATGCCGTCGACTTCGGTGTCGGAGTCGAACTCGTCCACAACGCTTCGCTGGTAGTCGACGACATCATCGACCGGTCGGAACTCCGTCGGGGCACGGCGAGTGCCTGGGACGAGTTCGGATACGGCCCGGCGATCATCACGAGTGACGGCTTGCTTGGTGAGGCATTCGATCTCTTTTCTGCGGACCCGCAGGCGACCCAGGTCGTCGCGGAGTCGATGGTCGAACTCGGGGTCGGCGAGGCGACCGAACTGTCGTCACAGCCGACAAACGAAGACGAGTACATGACTCTCGCTCGCCGAAAGACCGGCTCGCTCTTCCGAGCAGCGGCCGAACTCGGCGCGATCGCTGCCGACTCGGACCCGCTTACCGTCGAAGCACTTGGCGAGTACGCCGAGCGAGTCGGAGTCGCCTTCCAGATCAGAGACGACGTCTTGGACGCCGTCGCAGACCCCGAAGACCTCGGCAAGCCGACCGGCCACGACGCCGCCCTCGAGCGTCCGTCGGTCGTCCAGGTTACCGACCTCACCCCAGCGGAAGCAAACGACCGCGCGCGATCCGAGGCCAACCGGGCAATCGATGCGCTCGAGCGGGTCGAGGCCACGGATGGGGACGCCAAGGGCTACCTGCGTGAGCTCGCGGAGTTCGTCGTCGAGCGGGAACGGTAG
- a CDS encoding methyl-accepting chemotaxis protein yields the protein MSLATTLIPSFVRRSYLAKFVLAILVVVLVMSVVGAGSYVFVDNTVQEDANAELETTAEMQADEISSWMESLSVQTRTASDSPILQDGDPQEVQAHLVEEQARMGVNVRAIHYLDTDSDEVVTSTTAAYRDRPFTDLEEPWSDHDFDAEFLLDEEIWHTPEAYESPTLDDQVMAFASPVTDRDDRVVVVIGTLEYQIEQLQQDDISQSTVILDADGNDVFQADHVAVDADDESLEAALGGRIQLLSDDDRVHSYVPVSNTQWVAVSSIPTDEAYGVAASVGNNILLMIAFNLGALSLIGVVLGRQTVGPITTLRDRAAAMEAGNLDVDLETNRTDEIGQLFDGFDSMRTSLREQIEEAEAAREEAEQKQEEATEAQSEAEKAKREAEAEREELERMTNHLERKAEEFSTTMAACADGDLSRRLDPESESDAMTDIAVAFNGMVDQLESTVADVKAFANEVAAASEQVTASAQEVQAASQQVSESVQEISDGAENQNESLQTVDREMESLSTTTEEIAASSNEVADMASRMAETGRDGREAAEEAISGMHEIEDESEEAVDAIRDLETKMAQVDELVELITDIARETNMLALNANIEAARGDGSDGAGFDVVATQVKELAADTKSTAEEIEDRLDRINDQTAETVADVERTAARISEHVDSVEDAATALDEIATHAENTNDGIQEISAATEQQTASTQEILAMISSATEIAESTAEESQSVAAAAEEQTSALSEVSQSASSLANQASQLSETLDQFELEKTGENVPETRGDREQLEAPETGHKTESN from the coding sequence ATGTCACTCGCAACAACACTCATCCCCTCGTTCGTCAGGCGCAGTTACCTCGCCAAGTTCGTTCTCGCCATCCTCGTCGTCGTCCTCGTGATGAGCGTCGTCGGGGCCGGGAGCTACGTCTTCGTCGACAACACCGTCCAGGAAGACGCCAACGCGGAGTTGGAAACGACCGCGGAGATGCAAGCCGACGAAATCAGTTCCTGGATGGAGTCACTCTCCGTCCAGACCCGTACCGCATCCGACTCACCGATCCTCCAGGACGGTGACCCACAAGAAGTCCAGGCACATCTCGTCGAAGAACAGGCCCGCATGGGCGTCAACGTCCGCGCCATCCACTACCTCGACACCGACAGCGACGAAGTCGTCACCAGCACGACCGCCGCCTATCGCGACAGACCGTTCACCGACCTCGAGGAACCGTGGAGCGACCACGACTTCGACGCGGAGTTCCTGTTAGACGAAGAAATCTGGCACACGCCGGAAGCGTACGAATCGCCCACGCTCGACGATCAGGTGATGGCGTTTGCCAGTCCGGTCACGGACCGCGACGACCGCGTCGTCGTCGTCATCGGCACCCTCGAGTACCAGATCGAGCAACTACAGCAAGACGACATCTCACAGTCGACAGTCATCCTCGACGCGGACGGCAACGACGTCTTCCAGGCCGACCACGTCGCCGTCGACGCCGACGACGAGTCTCTCGAAGCAGCCCTGGGCGGCCGAATACAACTGCTGTCCGACGACGATCGAGTCCACTCGTACGTTCCGGTAAGCAACACACAGTGGGTTGCAGTCTCGAGTATTCCGACCGACGAAGCCTACGGTGTTGCGGCCAGCGTCGGGAACAACATCTTGCTCATGATCGCGTTTAATCTGGGCGCGTTGAGCCTGATCGGCGTCGTTCTCGGGCGACAGACCGTCGGCCCAATAACGACGCTTCGGGACCGAGCAGCGGCGATGGAAGCCGGCAATCTCGACGTCGACCTCGAGACGAACCGCACCGACGAGATCGGACAGTTGTTCGATGGGTTCGACTCGATGCGAACGTCGCTTCGCGAGCAGATCGAGGAAGCAGAGGCTGCCCGCGAAGAGGCCGAACAGAAACAGGAAGAGGCGACCGAGGCACAGAGTGAAGCCGAGAAAGCCAAACGCGAGGCCGAAGCCGAGCGTGAAGAACTCGAGCGGATGACGAATCACCTAGAGCGCAAAGCCGAGGAGTTCAGCACGACGATGGCCGCCTGTGCTGACGGTGACCTCTCCCGGCGACTCGATCCCGAAAGCGAAAGCGATGCGATGACCGACATCGCGGTCGCGTTCAACGGGATGGTCGACCAACTCGAATCGACGGTGGCGGACGTCAAAGCGTTCGCAAACGAGGTCGCAGCAGCCAGCGAACAGGTGACTGCGAGTGCACAGGAGGTACAGGCCGCATCGCAACAGGTGTCCGAGTCGGTACAGGAGATTTCCGACGGAGCCGAGAACCAGAACGAGTCCCTGCAGACGGTCGATCGGGAGATGGAGAGCCTGTCGACGACGACCGAAGAGATCGCTGCGTCTTCGAACGAAGTCGCCGACATGGCATCTCGGATGGCCGAAACCGGCCGGGATGGACGCGAAGCCGCCGAAGAGGCGATCAGCGGCATGCACGAGATCGAAGACGAGTCCGAAGAGGCAGTCGACGCCATTCGAGACCTCGAGACGAAGATGGCACAGGTCGACGAGTTGGTCGAGTTGATTACGGACATCGCTCGAGAGACGAACATGCTCGCGTTGAACGCAAACATCGAGGCAGCACGCGGTGACGGCAGTGACGGCGCTGGCTTCGATGTCGTCGCCACGCAGGTGAAGGAGCTGGCAGCGGACACCAAATCGACTGCCGAAGAGATCGAAGACCGGTTGGATCGCATCAACGACCAGACAGCGGAGACGGTAGCAGACGTCGAGCGAACGGCTGCACGCATCTCCGAACACGTCGATTCGGTCGAGGACGCAGCCACTGCACTGGACGAAATCGCTACCCACGCCGAAAACACCAACGACGGCATCCAAGAGATTTCGGCCGCCACGGAGCAACAGACGGCTTCGACACAGGAGATCCTCGCGATGATCTCGTCGGCGACCGAAATAGCCGAATCGACGGCCGAGGAGTCACAGAGCGTCGCCGCTGCAGCCGAAGAGCAGACGTCCGCGCTCTCGGAAGTGTCACAAAGTGCCAGTTCGCTCGCCAATCAGGCATCCCAACTGAGTGAAACCCTCGATCAATTCGAACTCGAGAAAACGGGAGAGAACGTCCCCGAGACTCGAGGCGACCGGGAGCAACTCGAAGCGCCCGAGACGGGACACAAAACCGAGAGCAACTAG
- a CDS encoding ABC transporter substrate-binding protein: protein MDSDTNRRRLLAGMAGTSLAGLAGCTGVIPGTESGTAASGSGTASTDRTIKLGIMLPLSGPRSAVGEDILAAATLPVKQARDDPDLDIEIEYTEADTESDPATAAQAATSLVDDGYAMVTGPLDSDITLQATQQVLVPYQIVSCSPASTTPTLTTLNDGGFVFRTAISDAVQSAVMAEIAATERGVDTAATLYVNNDYGWQLSQSFERAFETIHGGTITDHVPVEVTADSHDSEIERLAEADPDLVIPAIYPEMAQTLFTDLEPGNSFDLLCTDALRLGDLHEQVDYPLDGIRGTAPLIDGPGVGTFTEMYTGEHDGEPDLFEYYAYDATAVLLLANAYAGQNDGQAIQNAIHTVTSQGGEEVTPDTIADGIRLAAEGTTVEYRGAANETGFDENGDPTDTVFEHWEFDSTADGGITEIDRLDPY, encoded by the coding sequence ATGGACAGCGACACGAACCGCAGACGACTTCTGGCAGGGATGGCCGGCACATCCCTTGCCGGACTCGCTGGTTGTACTGGCGTGATCCCCGGCACCGAGTCGGGTACAGCCGCCTCTGGTTCCGGCACCGCCAGCACCGACCGGACGATCAAACTCGGTATCATGCTTCCGCTGAGCGGTCCACGAAGTGCAGTCGGCGAAGACATCCTCGCCGCCGCCACGCTTCCGGTCAAGCAGGCCCGCGACGATCCCGATCTCGACATCGAGATCGAGTACACCGAAGCAGACACGGAGAGCGATCCGGCGACTGCCGCCCAGGCCGCGACGTCACTCGTCGACGACGGCTATGCGATGGTGACTGGGCCGCTCGACTCTGACATCACCCTTCAGGCGACCCAGCAGGTCCTCGTTCCCTACCAGATCGTCTCCTGTTCGCCCGCATCGACGACGCCGACGCTGACGACGCTCAACGACGGTGGGTTCGTCTTCCGGACGGCGATTTCGGATGCCGTCCAGAGTGCGGTTATGGCTGAAATCGCCGCGACCGAACGCGGCGTCGACACCGCTGCCACGCTGTACGTCAACAACGACTACGGCTGGCAACTCAGCCAGTCTTTCGAGCGGGCGTTCGAAACCATTCACGGCGGCACGATCACCGACCACGTTCCCGTCGAGGTCACCGCCGACTCTCACGACAGCGAGATCGAGCGGCTTGCCGAGGCAGACCCCGACCTGGTGATTCCAGCCATCTACCCCGAGATGGCCCAGACGCTGTTTACCGATCTCGAGCCCGGAAACTCCTTCGACCTGTTGTGTACCGACGCTCTCCGCCTGGGGGACCTTCACGAACAGGTCGACTACCCACTCGACGGGATCAGAGGTACTGCTCCACTCATCGACGGTCCCGGGGTCGGCACCTTCACAGAAATGTACACTGGCGAACACGACGGCGAACCCGACCTCTTCGAATACTACGCCTACGACGCGACTGCCGTGCTCTTGTTGGCAAACGCGTACGCCGGTCAAAACGACGGACAGGCCATCCAGAACGCCATTCACACCGTCACGAGCCAGGGTGGCGAAGAGGTCACACCCGACACGATCGCCGACGGCATCAGACTCGCTGCGGAAGGCACTACCGTCGAATACCGCGGTGCAGCCAACGAGACCGGGTTCGACGAGAACGGCGACCCAACCGACACGGTCTTCGAGCACTGGGAGTTCGACAGCACCGCCGACGGCGGCATCACCGAAATCGACCGCCTCGATCCATACTAA